From Chryseobacterium camelliae:
AAAAATGCGGTTTCAAAACCAAAAGAAAGCATGATATTTACAAAAGAAATCAGGGCATACAGGTTGGAAAATATTGCAAAATCCCTGCTGTCGATCTGGTCGATATATAAAGGGTTAAGGATAAACAAGATGACTCTCGGCATGATGGCTCCGATTCCATAAATGATCGTCTCGTTGAGCAGTTTTTTCAAAACGTGAAATTTTATGCAAATGTATATATTTACAAATTGATTTTTCAGGAGGCCTGTTAAAATTCATCTATAAACCTTACTTTTGCTCTTGGCCGGATCTTAGCGATCAGAAGTTAGAATAAACAGGGTCTGAAAAATGACTCTGTTCTTTAAGCCGATGGCTATTTCTGAACTTTAATATCCGTTCTGTAATCTCTAATTTCTCAGTAAAATGAAGACCTTAATTAAAAACGTTCAAATCGTTAACGAAGGAAAAATCTTTGGGAGCGATATTCTGATAGACAATGATATCATCTCAAAAATAGAGCAAAGGATCGATGACGATGTAGATCTGGTCATTGATGGTTCAGGGAAATACCTTTTGCCTGGCGTCATTGATGACCAGGTCCATTTCCGTGAGCCGGGCCTTACCCACAAAGGCAATATTGAATCTGAATCCAGATCTGCAATAGCGGGAGGTGTTACCAGTTTTATAGACCAGCCGAATACCGTGCCCAATGCTGTTACCCAGGCATTGTTGGCTGATAAATACAACATAGCTTCAGAAAGTGCCTACGCGAATTACGGTTTCATGATGGGCGGCACCAATGATAATCTAGAAGAAGTTCTGAAAACGGATCCCAGAAACGTTCCCGGAATCAAATTGTTTTTAGGTTCCTCTACAGGCAATATGCTGGTAGACAATCCGGAAACCCTGGAACGCATTTTCAGCAATACCAAAATGCTGATTGCCGTTCACTGTGAGGACGAAGCTACAATTAAAGCCAATACACAGAAATACATGGATGAATACGGCGAGGATATCCCGGTGAAGTTCCATCACCTGATCAGAAGTGAAGAGGCCTGTTACAAATCATCTTCAAAAGCCATTGAGCTCGCAAAGAAAACCGGAGCGAGGCTGCACGTTTTCCATCTATCCACTGCCAGGGAAACCGCACTGTTCAGGAATGATATTCCTTTGAAAGATAAAAAGATCACAGCGGAAGTATGTGTCCATCATCTCACCTTTACCAACGAAGATTATGAAACCAAAGGAGCCTTGATCAAATGGAATCCTGCGGTAAAAACCCAGAAAGATAAAGACGGGCTTTGGGAAGCCCTTCTTGATGACCGAATTGATGTGATTGCTACTGACCATGCGCCACACACCTGGGAAGAAAAGCGTAACGTATATACCAAATGCCCGTCCGGAGCGCCTTTGGTGCAGCATTCTCTTCCCGTAATGCTTGAAAACTATAAAAACGGAAAGATTTCCCTTGAAAAGATTGTTGAAAAAATGTGCCATAACCCGGCTATCCTTTTCAGGATTGCTAAGAGAGGTTTTGTAAGGGAAGGATACAAAGCAGACCTTGTCCTGGTTGATCTTCATGATTCCTGGACGGTTGCCAAAGAAAATCTTTTGTATCACTGCGGATGGAGCCCTCTTGAAGGGATGGAGCTGCAGTCTAAAGTAACCCACACTTTTGTGAATGGAAATCTGGTGTATGACCAGGGTAAAATTAATGAACAGAAATTCGGGGAGCGATTGCTTTTTGAGGTTTAGGAATAAAAAAAGACTGCCGTGGCAGTCTTTTTTGCTTTTTTTTCAGATCGGATCAGGCGTACAGCTCATGGTCAGAAAAGTTTATAATCAGCTCTATCCTGAAGATCACCATTAACCAATTACAATACTTTGAATTCCTTTTTCCAGGGCTGTATCCTGAAGATCAGGAAGACT
This genomic window contains:
- a CDS encoding dihydroorotase, producing MKTLIKNVQIVNEGKIFGSDILIDNDIISKIEQRIDDDVDLVIDGSGKYLLPGVIDDQVHFREPGLTHKGNIESESRSAIAGGVTSFIDQPNTVPNAVTQALLADKYNIASESAYANYGFMMGGTNDNLEEVLKTDPRNVPGIKLFLGSSTGNMLVDNPETLERIFSNTKMLIAVHCEDEATIKANTQKYMDEYGEDIPVKFHHLIRSEEACYKSSSKAIELAKKTGARLHVFHLSTARETALFRNDIPLKDKKITAEVCVHHLTFTNEDYETKGALIKWNPAVKTQKDKDGLWEALLDDRIDVIATDHAPHTWEEKRNVYTKCPSGAPLVQHSLPVMLENYKNGKISLEKIVEKMCHNPAILFRIAKRGFVREGYKADLVLVDLHDSWTVAKENLLYHCGWSPLEGMELQSKVTHTFVNGNLVYDQGKINEQKFGERLLFEV